Genomic segment of Microaerobacter geothermalis:
GATGAATCTGCAAGTGGCGGCCCATCGGGATCGAAGGGACGGTTCACTTGTAGTAACGATAGGTACACCCATTATTACAGTGGAATATTAATAGTCGGAGGGGAAAGCAATTGGACAAAATGATTGTCCGCGGTGGCAGGCGACTAGAAGGAAAAGTGAAGGCACAGGGAGCCAAGAATGCCGTATTGCCGATCATTGCGGCATCGATCCTGGGCTCAAAAGGGAAATCGGTCATACATGATGTTCCGAAATTGGATGATGTACATACCATGTGTAAACTTTTGTCTACGTTACAAGTAAAAGTGGAACAAAAGGATGATACGGTATACATCAATGCAGAGGAAATGAAAGGGGTAGAAGCCTCCTATGATTTGGTTCGCAAGATGAGAGCCTCATTTCTCATCATGGGTCCCCTACTGGCGAGGGAGGGAAGTGCCCGAGTGGCTTTGCCGGGAGGGTGTGCCATCGGCACCCGCCCCATTGATCAGCATCTGAAGGGCTTTGAAGCCATGGGAGCTGACATTGAGATCGGCCAAGGTTTTATTGAAGCCAAGTGTAAAGGACGTCTAAAAGGGGCAAAAATTTATCTGGATATTGCCAGCGTCGGAGCCACCGAAAATATCATGATGGCAGCTACCTTGGCTGAAGGTACAACCGTCATAGAAAATGCGGCCCAGGAGCCGGAAATTGTTGACTTGGCCAACTTCCTCAACGGGATGGGGGCCAAGGTCCGCGGGGCCGGAACAGGCACCATCCGAATTGAAGGTGTGGAGTTCCTGTCCGGCACAGTACATACCGTCATTCCTGACCGAATCGAAGTGGGAACGTTCATGGTAGCTGCAGCCATTACCGGTGGTGATGTCACCATAGATGGAGCCATCTGTGACCATTTGAAGCCGGTTATTGCCAAGATGAGGGAGATGGGCATTACCATAGAAGAGCAGGAAAACAGCATCCGGGTGTTGGCAAAGGAAACTACCCTCAAGGCAGTGGATATCAAAACCCTTCCATACCCCGGGTTTCCCACCGATATGCAGTCCCAAATGATGGCCCTCCTGCTGAAGGCTGAAGGAACCTGCATCGTAACAGAAACGGTATTTGAAAACCGCTTTATGCATGTGGAAGAATTTAAACGAATGAGCGCCAATATTAGGATAGAAGGAAGAAGTGCCATCGTTGAAGGAGGTTCCCTCCTAAGCGGAGCCAAGGTAACAGGAACCGATCTACGGGCAACGGCGGCCCTAATTTTGGCAGGACTTGCCGCAGACGGAATTACGGAAGTGTTCGGACTGCACCATCTGGATCGGGGTTATGTGGACTTCGCCGGAAAATTAAAGGCCCTGGGAGCCGATATTGAACGCTGCTCCGAAGCAGAGGAAGGGGAGGAAGAGTCAGCCAAAGAGCCCTCCCTAGCCAAAGAGGTACAGCCGAAGATCAAGATCCAGGCTTCTTTCGCGTGAACCTAACCTATATAATGGCTGTTGCCCGAAGGGTTGCGGCTCAAATATGAAAGCAGCAGACCACCGGAAGTTGACTTCAGGTGATCTGCTTTTTTTCTTTGAGAATAATTATCTAAGTAGATTTAAGATTAACCTTTTAAAATTTACAATAAAAATATACAATATAAATATAAATAAAACGGGGTGATCATGATGGGTGCTAAAGGGAAAAACGTTACATTCAACCTGCCCATTGAATTAATCGAGAAGTACAAAAATTATGCAGAACAAAAGGTTATTCCTTCGATGAATGCAGGAGTCAGGGAAGCATTGGAAGAGTATTCTATAAAAGTTGAAAAAGAACTTCTAAAGAAAGAAATGATGGATGCTTCCAATGATCCGTTGTTTATCAAAGACCTGGAAGAGAGTATGAAAGCTTTTGAGCATAGTGATAAAGAAATAAAGGAGCCATCCGAATGGTAACATATCAATGGGGAATTTTTTGGGCGGATCTAAATCCAACGAAAGGATCCGAACAATCAGGAGTTAGGCCAGTCCTGGTTGTATCCACTGAGGAAGCGAATCTGTCATTGCCTATTGTAACCGTTATTTCCTTAACGTCAGCGAAACCCGGACGAAAGGTGTATTCAATTGAAGCATACTTGCCCTCGGAGATATCCGGATTGCCCAAAGATTCGATCGCGATGGCACATCAAATCAGAGCAGTATCAAAAGAACGGCTAAAAGATAAGTGCGGATATATTGGTTCTGAAGAATATAGGGAAAAAATCAGACAAGCCATGATGGCATATCTGGATCTCGTATGATCTTGTCATAACTCCCTCCCCCCGCTCATAAGGTATAAAGGAAAGCCATTCCTGACGGGTTGGATAGGACTAGCCGTTGGGTGAACAGGCGATCCCTATGGGTGAAACGTGGGAGGGAGAACATGCGAAAATACATGATCTTTATTGTCGTCGGAGTCGTGGTTCTGACGCTTTTTGTTCCTGCCATCCTATCCTTGTTCATGGAGAAGCCGGAAAACATACAGAATGAAGAGACAGGGATACAAAGGGCTAAACAGATCCTTATCCCTGTATACCGAAGCGAAAAGAAAGAAATGGAAGAGATTCCGTTGGAAGAGTACATACGGGGTGTGGTTGCCGCTGAAATGCCTGCCGAATTTGAGCTGGAAGCCTTGAAAGCCCAGGCAATAGCCGCCAGAACCTATATCCTCCGTCGAATCGTAGAAA
This window contains:
- the murA gene encoding UDP-N-acetylglucosamine 1-carboxyvinyltransferase — protein: MDKMIVRGGRRLEGKVKAQGAKNAVLPIIAASILGSKGKSVIHDVPKLDDVHTMCKLLSTLQVKVEQKDDTVYINAEEMKGVEASYDLVRKMRASFLIMGPLLAREGSARVALPGGCAIGTRPIDQHLKGFEAMGADIEIGQGFIEAKCKGRLKGAKIYLDIASVGATENIMMAATLAEGTTVIENAAQEPEIVDLANFLNGMGAKVRGAGTGTIRIEGVEFLSGTVHTVIPDRIEVGTFMVAAAITGGDVTIDGAICDHLKPVIAKMREMGITIEEQENSIRVLAKETTLKAVDIKTLPYPGFPTDMQSQMMALLLKAEGTCIVTETVFENRFMHVEEFKRMSANIRIEGRSAIVEGGSLLSGAKVTGTDLRATAALILAGLAADGITEVFGLHHLDRGYVDFAGKLKALGADIERCSEAEEGEEESAKEPSLAKEVQPKIKIQASFA
- a CDS encoding type II toxin-antitoxin system PemK/MazF family toxin, translated to MVTYQWGIFWADLNPTKGSEQSGVRPVLVVSTEEANLSLPIVTVISLTSAKPGRKVYSIEAYLPSEISGLPKDSIAMAHQIRAVSKERLKDKCGYIGSEEYREKIRQAMMAYLDLV